The Propionibacterium freudenreichii subsp. freudenreichii genome contains a region encoding:
- a CDS encoding ATP-dependent Clp protease ATP-binding subunit has protein sequence MFERFTDRARRVIVLAQDEAKMLNHNYIGTEHILLGLIHEGEGVAAKALEQMGISLEAVREQVIEIIGQGSTPPTGHIPFTPRAKKVLEYSLREALQMNHSYIGTEHILLGLIREGEGVAAQVLIKLGADLNRVRTTVLQLLSGYQEEGGGQPATAGAPEMGPGTSTNNGALDQFGRNLTQAARDNKLDPVIGRQKEVERVMTVLSRRTKNNPVLIGEPGVGKTAVVEGLAQAIVRGDVPETLRDKQIYTLDLGALVAGSRYRGDFEERFKKVLKEIKTRGDVMLFIDELHTLVGAGAAEGAIDAASILKPMLARGELQTIGATTLDEYRKHIEKDAALERRFQPIQVDEPSVQLTIEILKGLRDRYEAHHRVTITDEALSAGANLADRYIQDRFLPDKAIDLIDEAGARMRIARMTAPPDLREFDDKIAANRAEKEAAIDHQDFEAAAKLRDDERKLTAARAEKETAWREGESDTPAVVGEEEIAEVLSSSTGVPVARLTEEESQRLLNMEDEIHKRYIGQDEAVKAISRSIRRTRAGLKDPNRPSGSFIFAGPSGVGKTELTKALTEFLFGDEDALITLDMSEYSEKHTASRMFGSPPGYVGYEEGGQLTEKVRRKPFSVILFDEIEKAHPDIFNSLLQILDEGRLTDAQGRVVDFKNTVIVMTTNLGSRDISRGVNLGFSKTGDTENSYEQMKSKVSEELKQHFRPEFLNRVDEVVVFHQLSQDDILHIVDLMVGQIENRLGDRDMGIELTPAARELVGKRGFDPVLGARPLRRAIQRDIEDPISEKILYGDLKAGSIVLVDVAEGATKKSTEAFTFKGMPKHDEVTDSEFAQLTGAGSTGGDAGPAEPQAPSAS, from the coding sequence ATGTTTGAACGCTTTACCGACCGCGCGCGCCGCGTCATCGTGCTGGCCCAGGACGAAGCGAAGATGCTGAATCACAACTACATCGGCACCGAGCACATCCTGTTGGGCCTCATCCACGAAGGTGAAGGCGTCGCGGCGAAGGCTCTGGAGCAGATGGGCATCTCGCTGGAGGCTGTTCGCGAACAGGTCATCGAGATCATCGGCCAGGGCTCCACCCCGCCCACCGGTCACATTCCGTTCACGCCCCGCGCCAAGAAGGTGCTTGAGTACTCGCTGCGCGAGGCGTTGCAGATGAACCATTCATATATCGGCACCGAGCACATTCTGCTGGGCCTCATCCGCGAGGGTGAAGGCGTGGCTGCCCAGGTGCTCATCAAGCTTGGGGCTGACCTCAATCGCGTCCGCACCACCGTGCTGCAGTTGCTCTCGGGCTACCAGGAAGAAGGCGGTGGCCAGCCGGCTACCGCTGGCGCTCCCGAAATGGGCCCCGGCACCAGCACGAACAATGGTGCGCTTGACCAGTTCGGACGCAATCTCACCCAGGCTGCCCGCGATAACAAGCTCGACCCCGTGATCGGTCGTCAGAAGGAAGTCGAGCGCGTGATGACGGTGCTGAGCCGTCGCACGAAGAACAACCCCGTGCTGATCGGCGAACCCGGCGTCGGCAAGACTGCCGTGGTCGAGGGCCTGGCCCAGGCGATCGTGCGCGGAGATGTTCCCGAAACCCTGCGTGACAAGCAGATCTACACCCTTGACCTGGGTGCGCTGGTTGCCGGCTCCCGTTACCGTGGCGACTTCGAAGAGCGCTTCAAGAAGGTGCTCAAGGAGATCAAGACCCGTGGCGACGTGATGCTGTTCATCGACGAGCTGCACACCCTGGTGGGTGCCGGTGCCGCCGAGGGCGCCATCGACGCGGCAAGCATCCTCAAGCCGATGCTTGCTCGTGGCGAGCTGCAGACCATCGGTGCCACCACGCTGGATGAATATCGCAAGCACATCGAGAAGGACGCCGCCCTTGAGCGTCGTTTCCAGCCCATCCAGGTGGATGAGCCCTCGGTGCAGCTGACGATCGAGATCCTCAAGGGGCTGCGTGATCGTTACGAGGCCCACCACCGCGTCACCATCACCGACGAGGCCCTGAGCGCGGGCGCCAACCTGGCCGACCGCTACATCCAGGATCGGTTCCTGCCTGACAAGGCCATCGACCTGATCGACGAGGCCGGTGCACGCATGCGCATCGCGCGCATGACTGCGCCGCCGGACCTGCGCGAGTTCGACGACAAGATCGCCGCCAACCGTGCAGAGAAGGAGGCCGCGATCGACCATCAGGACTTCGAGGCCGCTGCCAAGCTGCGTGACGACGAGCGCAAGCTCACCGCCGCGCGTGCCGAGAAGGAGACTGCCTGGCGCGAAGGCGAGTCCGATACGCCCGCCGTCGTGGGCGAGGAGGAGATCGCCGAGGTGCTGTCCAGCTCGACGGGTGTGCCGGTGGCACGCCTCACCGAGGAGGAGTCGCAGCGCCTGCTCAACATGGAGGACGAGATCCACAAGCGCTACATCGGGCAGGACGAGGCCGTCAAGGCCATCTCCCGTTCGATCCGGCGTACTCGTGCCGGCCTGAAGGACCCGAACCGTCCCAGTGGCTCGTTCATCTTCGCCGGCCCGTCCGGCGTCGGCAAGACCGAGCTCACCAAGGCGCTCACCGAGTTCCTGTTCGGCGACGAGGATGCGCTGATCACCCTGGACATGTCGGAGTACTCCGAGAAGCACACGGCCAGCCGTATGTTCGGCTCGCCGCCCGGATACGTCGGCTACGAAGAGGGTGGCCAGCTCACCGAGAAGGTGCGCCGCAAGCCGTTCAGCGTGATCCTGTTCGACGAGATCGAGAAGGCACACCCCGATATCTTCAACTCGCTGCTGCAGATTCTGGATGAAGGTCGCCTGACCGACGCCCAGGGTCGTGTGGTCGACTTCAAGAACACCGTGATCGTCATGACCACGAACCTTGGTTCGCGCGACATCAGTCGTGGCGTCAACCTCGGGTTCTCGAAGACCGGCGACACCGAGAACAGCTACGAGCAGATGAAGTCGAAGGTGAGCGAGGAGCTGAAGCAGCACTTCCGCCCCGAGTTCCTCAACCGCGTTGACGAAGTGGTGGTGTTCCACCAGCTGTCGCAGGACGACATCCTGCACATCGTCGACCTCATGGTTGGCCAGATCGAGAATCGCCTTGGCGACCGCGACATGGGTATCGAGCTGACGCCCGCTGCTCGTGAACTGGTGGGCAAGCGCGGCTTCGACCCGGTGCTCGGTGCTCGTCCCCTGCGTCGTGCGATCCAGCGCGACATCGAGGACCCGATCTCGGAGAAGATCCTCTACGGCGACCTCAAGGCCGGTTCGATCGTGCTGGTCGACGTGGCTGAGGGTGCCACCAAGAAGTCGACGGAGGCGTTCACCTTCAAGGGGATGCCGAAGCACGACGAGGTGACCGACTCGGAGTTCGCACAGCTGACAGGTGCGGGAAGCACTGGCGGAGACGCCGGTCCGGCTGAGCCGCAAGCGCCCAGCGCTTCATAA
- a CDS encoding histone-like nucleoid-structuring protein Lsr2, with translation MARNVKVVLIDDVDGGDADQTINFGLDGVNYEIDLSNANAQKMRDELAVWVGHGRRVTGRRGAAARKQGPSDAAKIREWAKSTGRQVPLRGRIPNAIRAEYEEATK, from the coding sequence ATGGCACGTAACGTGAAGGTCGTTCTCATCGATGACGTCGATGGCGGAGACGCCGACCAGACGATCAATTTCGGTCTCGACGGCGTGAATTACGAGATCGACCTGTCCAACGCGAACGCACAGAAGATGCGCGACGAGCTCGCCGTCTGGGTTGGCCACGGCCGCCGCGTCACCGGTCGTCGCGGTGCCGCCGCCCGCAAGCAGGGCCCGTCCGACGCCGCGAAGATCCGCGAGTGGGCCAAGTCAACCGGCCGCCAGGTGCCGCTGCGTGGCCGCATCCCCAATGCGATCCGCGCCGAGTACGAAGAGGCCACCAAGTAG
- the folK gene encoding 2-amino-4-hydroxy-6-hydroxymethyldihydropteridine diphosphokinase, which yields MNAFIDSDTLGDLKPLNRVVFSLGSNQGDSLDILQCAVDMLAATPQLIMVDVAPVYLTKPVGNTNQPDFYNTVVLAESTMEPRDLLDRANVIEQAYARHRDPDNPHGPRTLDVDLIVVGKRTSATQRLELPHPRAHERAFVLVPWLDIDPKATLPQGPIADLVARMDVGGVHKLDAGLLKP from the coding sequence ATGAACGCATTCATTGATTCCGACACCCTGGGCGACCTGAAGCCGCTCAACAGGGTGGTATTCAGCCTCGGTTCCAATCAGGGCGACAGCCTCGATATCCTGCAGTGCGCGGTGGACATGCTGGCCGCCACCCCCCAGCTCATCATGGTTGATGTGGCGCCGGTGTATCTCACCAAGCCGGTGGGCAATACCAATCAGCCCGATTTCTACAACACCGTGGTGCTGGCCGAGTCGACGATGGAACCCCGCGACCTGCTCGACCGGGCCAATGTGATCGAGCAGGCCTATGCGCGCCATCGCGATCCCGACAATCCGCACGGCCCGCGCACCCTGGACGTCGACCTCATCGTGGTGGGCAAGCGCACCTCGGCCACCCAGCGGCTGGAGTTGCCGCATCCGCGCGCCCATGAACGGGCCTTCGTGTTGGTTCCCTGGCTCGACATCGACCCGAAGGCGACGCTGCCGCAGGGTCCGATCGCCGACCTGGTGGCCCGCATGGACGTCGGCGGCGTGCACAAGCTCGACGCCGGCCTGCTGAAGCCCTGA
- the folB gene encoding dihydroneopterin aldolase, which yields MGFVVVSLSGITAMGHHGVLESERREGQPFSVDLRLVAPEPGTDELSEAVNYAEVAELVSDLIRSQAVNLIETLAARIADAVVELPRVREVDVTVHKPHAPIPVPFNDVTVTVNRRTP from the coding sequence ATGGGATTTGTGGTGGTGTCCCTGAGTGGAATCACCGCAATGGGACACCACGGCGTTCTTGAATCAGAGCGCCGGGAGGGGCAGCCGTTCAGCGTCGATCTGCGGCTGGTGGCCCCTGAGCCGGGCACCGACGAGCTGTCCGAGGCGGTGAATTATGCCGAGGTCGCCGAGTTGGTGAGCGACCTGATCCGTTCACAGGCCGTCAATCTCATCGAGACATTGGCTGCGCGCATTGCCGATGCGGTGGTGGAGCTGCCGCGCGTGCGTGAGGTGGATGTCACGGTGCACAAGCCGCACGCACCCATCCCCGTGCCTTTCAACGATGTCACGGTCACCGTGAACAGGAGGACGCCATGA